A genome region from Paradevosia shaoguanensis includes the following:
- a CDS encoding ABC transporter permease: MMTKSVALKLGRSLPPLSVCLSGGLALIIIGGAFLAPWLAPYDPTDLASYDLMNAEYPPAFVEGGDPRFLLGTDNQGRDLLSAMMYGARVSIFIGGGAVLLSAMIGVFLGLVAGYYGGKVDALIMRCADVILSFPTILLALLVSGLARAVFPQAASAQWAPFILIAALATHEWVQYARTVRAATMVEGAKDYVRATKVIGLPARRIMLRHILPNVMGPVLVIATINLAGAVLTEATLSFLGVGMPPTYPSLGTLIRIGNEFLFSGIWWIAAFPAIVLVLLVLAVNVVGDWLRDRFNPKLRARS; this comes from the coding sequence ATGATGACCAAGAGCGTTGCACTCAAACTGGGGCGATCCTTGCCGCCCCTGTCCGTATGTCTGTCTGGCGGCCTGGCGCTGATCATCATTGGTGGGGCATTTCTTGCGCCTTGGCTGGCGCCCTATGATCCGACCGACCTGGCGTCCTATGACCTGATGAATGCCGAATATCCGCCGGCCTTCGTCGAGGGTGGCGATCCACGCTTCCTGCTCGGCACCGACAACCAGGGCCGCGACCTCCTTTCGGCCATGATGTATGGCGCACGGGTTTCTATCTTCATCGGTGGCGGCGCCGTGCTGCTGTCGGCTATGATCGGCGTGTTTCTCGGGCTAGTCGCCGGCTATTACGGCGGCAAGGTCGATGCGCTGATCATGCGCTGTGCCGACGTGATCCTGAGCTTCCCCACTATCCTTCTTGCGCTGCTGGTAAGCGGGCTGGCCCGAGCGGTGTTCCCGCAGGCAGCTTCGGCACAATGGGCGCCGTTCATCCTCATCGCCGCGTTGGCAACACATGAATGGGTGCAATATGCGCGCACCGTGCGGGCTGCGACCATGGTGGAGGGGGCCAAGGACTATGTGCGCGCCACCAAGGTGATCGGCCTCCCGGCCCGCCGGATCATGTTGCGCCATATCCTTCCAAACGTGATGGGCCCGGTGCTGGTGATCGCGACCATCAACCTGGCCGGGGCGGTGCTGACCGAAGCGACCCTGTCATTCCTCGGAGTCGGCATGCCGCCGACTTACCCCTCGCTGGGAACGCTCATCCGCATCGGCAATGAGTTCCTGTTCTCCGGAATCTGGTGGATCGCGGCCTTCCCGGCCATCGTCCTGGTCCTTCTGGTCCTGGCCGTGAACGTGGTCGGCGATTGGCTGCGTGATCGCTTCAATCCCAAGCTGAGGGCCAGGTCATGA
- a CDS encoding ABC transporter permease, giving the protein MFRAVSARLLQALLVMLVVAAVSFVMFRFVGDPVAMMAPETATVEERQELRVQLGLDQPMLQQFGLFVSRIAQGDLGISYRNQRPVVELLMERLPATMELVLVAVVLSVLVGIPLGVVCALRPNGILARLIQSSSLIGISTPTFVTGIVLILLFSVTLGWLPSFGRGEVVDIGWWSSGFFTLSGLKSLILPAITLSMFKVTLIMRLVRSEMIDVLTTDYIRFAKARGLPKNYIHYKLALRNALMPVITVIGLQIGALIAFAIVTETVFQWPGLGLLFIQAVSFVDIPVMASYLLLVGLLFVLINMAVDIVYAIVDPRLRTKAA; this is encoded by the coding sequence ATGTTTCGAGCCGTATCGGCGCGATTGCTGCAGGCATTGCTGGTCATGCTTGTCGTAGCCGCCGTCTCCTTCGTTATGTTCCGCTTCGTCGGCGACCCGGTCGCAATGATGGCCCCGGAAACTGCGACCGTCGAAGAGCGCCAGGAACTGCGCGTGCAACTCGGGCTCGACCAGCCCATGCTGCAGCAATTCGGACTGTTCGTGTCGCGCATCGCGCAAGGCGATCTGGGCATCAGCTATCGCAATCAGCGCCCGGTGGTGGAGTTGCTCATGGAGCGGCTGCCAGCAACCATGGAGCTGGTCTTGGTGGCGGTGGTGCTATCGGTGCTGGTGGGCATCCCGCTGGGCGTCGTCTGCGCGCTGCGGCCCAATGGCATCCTGGCGCGACTGATCCAATCGTCTTCGCTGATCGGCATTTCCACCCCCACATTCGTCACTGGCATTGTGCTTATCCTGCTGTTCTCGGTGACGCTGGGTTGGCTGCCCTCGTTCGGGCGCGGCGAGGTGGTGGACATCGGTTGGTGGTCGTCGGGCTTTTTCACCCTTAGTGGCCTCAAGTCGCTGATCCTGCCCGCCATCACGCTCTCGATGTTCAAGGTGACGCTGATCATGCGTCTCGTGCGCTCCGAAATGATCGACGTGCTCACGACCGACTACATTCGTTTCGCCAAGGCCCGCGGCCTGCCCAAAAACTACATTCATTACAAGCTGGCCCTGCGCAACGCGCTGATGCCGGTCATCACCGTCATCGGCCTGCAGATCGGCGCCCTGATCGCCTTTGCCATCGTCACGGAAACCGTTTTCCAGTGGCCGGGCCTGGGGCTGTTGTTCATCCAGGCCGTCAGCTTCGTCGATATCCCGGTAATGGCCTCGTATCTGCTGCTTGTGGGGCTGTTGTTCGTGCTGATCAACATGGCCGTCGACATCGTCTACGCAATCGTTGATCCGCGCCTCAGGACCAAGGCCGCATGA
- a CDS encoding ABC transporter substrate-binding protein has product MAEQLRWASATDIATLDPYAHGESFTSGVLAHVFDPLVRRGRTLEIEPALATEWELLDPVTWRFKLREGVKFHNGNPFTADDVIASITRIGDSGSRQRSNVVQIESVTKVDDLTIDIVTKGPSPLLLNDLAGVMIMDKEWMEANDALLPGNLGEGITTAASNEAVGTGPFKVVSYRPDAETNFVVNEDWWDTPQHNITAIQFKPVKSDATRVAALLSGEVDLITPAPLQDLARLESAPGIIVDEEPSLRVLMLALNRRPESQAFPGTPNPLNELKVRQALWHAIDMDSIQKRIMRGKSRNTSTFVAPPVPGYSEANDVPYGYDPELAKKLLAEAGFGDGLKLRLNCTNDRYINDEQICVAISSMWTRIGIETDLQVESRATFFPRQDRGELDVSLTGWATLPSMDGFSMLRSMLADTKDGFGGGNDIAYVHPRIEELTRLAAVELDETKRRGYISEGLAIAGADVAYIPLHQQPVAAAMSDRFDIPQFADEYIRLWYATAK; this is encoded by the coding sequence ATGGCCGAGCAATTGCGATGGGCTTCCGCCACCGATATTGCGACACTTGACCCCTATGCCCACGGCGAGAGTTTCACCAGCGGCGTCCTGGCGCATGTCTTCGACCCGCTGGTGCGCCGTGGTCGGACTTTGGAGATCGAGCCCGCGCTGGCTACCGAGTGGGAATTGCTCGACCCGGTGACGTGGCGATTCAAGTTGCGCGAGGGTGTCAAGTTCCACAACGGCAACCCGTTCACCGCAGACGACGTCATCGCCTCTATCACCCGTATCGGCGATTCCGGTTCGCGCCAGCGCAGCAACGTGGTGCAGATCGAGAGCGTCACCAAGGTCGACGACCTCACCATCGACATCGTGACCAAGGGCCCGAGCCCGCTCCTGCTGAACGACCTGGCCGGCGTCATGATCATGGACAAGGAATGGATGGAGGCCAATGATGCCCTGCTGCCCGGCAATCTGGGCGAAGGCATTACTACCGCTGCCTCCAACGAGGCAGTCGGTACCGGGCCGTTCAAGGTCGTCTCCTATCGGCCGGACGCCGAAACCAATTTCGTGGTCAACGAAGATTGGTGGGATACGCCTCAGCACAATATCACCGCCATCCAGTTCAAACCGGTGAAGTCGGATGCCACTCGCGTCGCTGCGCTGCTGTCGGGCGAGGTCGACCTGATCACGCCGGCGCCGCTGCAGGACCTGGCGCGGCTCGAAAGCGCGCCCGGGATTATCGTCGACGAAGAACCGTCGCTGCGCGTCCTAATGCTGGCGCTTAATCGCCGGCCGGAATCCCAGGCCTTTCCGGGTACACCCAATCCGCTCAACGAGCTCAAGGTGCGTCAGGCGCTCTGGCACGCCATCGATATGGACAGCATCCAGAAGCGCATCATGCGCGGCAAGTCACGCAACACCTCGACCTTCGTGGCTCCGCCCGTGCCGGGTTATTCGGAAGCCAATGACGTTCCATACGGCTACGATCCCGAACTGGCCAAGAAGCTGCTGGCCGAGGCCGGGTTCGGCGATGGGCTCAAGCTCCGCCTCAACTGCACCAATGACCGCTACATCAACGACGAGCAGATCTGCGTAGCGATCTCCTCGATGTGGACGCGCATCGGCATTGAGACCGACTTGCAGGTGGAATCGCGCGCTACCTTCTTCCCGCGCCAGGACCGCGGTGAGCTGGACGTGTCGCTGACCGGTTGGGCGACGCTGCCCTCGATGGACGGGTTCAGCATGCTCCGCTCGATGCTGGCCGACACCAAGGACGGCTTCGGTGGCGGCAATGACATTGCCTATGTGCATCCGCGCATCGAGGAACTTACGCGCCTGGCAGCTGTCGAGCTCGATGAAACCAAGCGTCGTGGCTATATCAGCGAAGGTCTGGCCATCGCTGGAGCGGACGTGGCCTATATCCCGCTGCACCAGCAGCCGGTGGCCGCTGCAATGAGTGATCGCTTCGACATCCCCCAGTTCGCGGATGAGTACATCCGTCTCTGGTACGCCACGGCGAAATGA
- a CDS encoding MFS transporter — protein sequence MLQRLPFRWLILAGIILAAFNLRPALTSLGASLHQVQEDLGLRDFLLGTLNSTSIICFGLFGLLATTIVRRAGTSLTIGLGLVAVAVGLLLRMWPFADALLASTILAGAGIGIVGVLSPAIIRRYFHERLGSVTGLYTMFLCLGGAAGAGLTPPMLNLFGTWTGALAIWALPAAIGFVLWLEVARREEPVSLRKGTIDTMWRSPLAWSITGFMGLQAALAFIVLGWLPILLLDRNADMAAAGALTSSAILSQAVSALITPILADRTGRPGLFVAGVLVLSCVGFLGVLCAPMAESVFWSLVLGLGLGGAFAMALYLIALRSPSAETAAALSIMAQSLGYLGAAAAPLIVGLLREYFVGRGPQIFLFLFISACALPCGLFAADRRREVPEAGATQRRMEQSGISRLDSE from the coding sequence ATGCTGCAGCGCCTTCCTTTTCGCTGGCTGATCCTTGCAGGCATCATCTTGGCCGCCTTCAACCTGCGACCTGCATTGACCAGCCTCGGCGCAAGCCTGCACCAGGTTCAGGAGGATCTTGGCCTGCGGGACTTCCTTCTCGGCACGCTGAATTCGACGTCGATCATCTGTTTCGGTCTCTTCGGGCTACTAGCGACCACAATTGTCCGCCGCGCAGGAACTAGCCTCACCATCGGCTTAGGCCTTGTGGCCGTCGCTGTCGGCTTGCTACTGCGTATGTGGCCATTCGCTGACGCCCTGCTGGCATCCACCATCCTCGCGGGCGCAGGAATCGGCATTGTGGGCGTGCTGTCGCCTGCGATAATTCGCCGCTATTTCCATGAGCGGCTGGGGAGCGTCACCGGCCTCTACACCATGTTTCTATGCCTTGGCGGCGCGGCCGGTGCCGGACTGACGCCGCCAATGCTGAACCTGTTCGGCACATGGACCGGCGCGCTCGCAATCTGGGCCTTGCCTGCTGCCATCGGCTTCGTACTCTGGCTTGAAGTGGCGCGCCGGGAGGAGCCAGTCAGCCTGCGAAAGGGCACCATCGACACGATGTGGCGTAGCCCGTTGGCGTGGTCGATTACCGGGTTCATGGGGCTTCAGGCCGCGCTAGCCTTCATAGTGCTCGGCTGGCTGCCCATATTGCTGCTCGATCGCAATGCGGACATGGCCGCCGCGGGGGCACTCACCTCCTCGGCGATTCTCTCCCAAGCCGTCTCGGCGCTGATCACCCCAATTCTCGCCGACCGCACCGGCCGACCTGGCTTGTTCGTCGCCGGGGTATTGGTCCTTTCCTGCGTCGGCTTTCTGGGCGTTCTCTGTGCCCCGATGGCCGAGTCGGTATTCTGGAGCCTCGTGCTTGGCCTGGGCCTGGGAGGAGCGTTCGCCATGGCGCTCTATCTCATCGCGTTGCGCTCGCCATCCGCAGAAACAGCCGCTGCGCTTTCAATCATGGCGCAGAGCCTAGGCTATCTGGGAGCGGCGGCCGCACCGTTGATTGTGGGGCTGCTACGCGAGTACTTTGTCGGCAGGGGGCCGCAGATTTTCCTGTTCTTGTTCATTTCCGCGTGCGCGCTACCTTGCGGCCTCTTTGCTGCCGATCGGCGACGCGAAGTTCCGGAAGCAGGGGCTACGCAGCGGCGTATGGAACAGAGCGGAATTTCGCGCCTAGATAGCGAATAG
- a CDS encoding GntR family transcriptional regulator, with translation MQVKKSDKQVIGKTEQICIVLRSAIIENVIVAGSRLPEDAIGEQFGVSRTLAKQALEKLASEGLVEIRPNKGAVVATPSWQDARDIIDLRIVIEDLIVRRLCGNLTPEQIQRLKDHIALEEAAKSHIEPRSIRLATDFHVLLGEMANSPILLKFLREIVYRCGLTLAMYSRPHSSECGVTEHLELVDALVAADEKKATKLMTRHLENIAQRAQIKPSSSPKALAEAIAHYRDTLAH, from the coding sequence ATGCAGGTCAAGAAGTCTGACAAACAGGTCATCGGCAAGACGGAGCAGATATGCATCGTCTTACGCAGCGCCATCATTGAGAATGTCATCGTTGCCGGCTCTCGCCTGCCGGAAGACGCCATCGGCGAGCAATTTGGCGTAAGCCGAACACTGGCGAAGCAGGCATTGGAAAAGCTGGCGTCGGAAGGTCTGGTCGAAATTCGTCCCAATAAGGGTGCGGTCGTTGCCACCCCGAGTTGGCAGGATGCCCGCGACATCATCGACCTGCGAATCGTGATCGAGGACCTTATCGTTCGTCGTCTCTGCGGCAATCTCACGCCTGAGCAGATCCAGCGCCTCAAGGATCATATCGCCCTCGAGGAGGCAGCTAAATCCCATATCGAGCCACGCTCGATTCGCCTCGCCACGGACTTCCACGTGCTGCTCGGCGAGATGGCCAATAGCCCGATCCTGCTCAAGTTCCTGCGCGAAATCGTCTACCGCTGCGGCCTGACGCTGGCGATGTATTCACGTCCGCATTCCTCCGAATGCGGTGTCACCGAACATCTTGAACTGGTCGACGCCCTCGTGGCTGCCGATGAGAAGAAGGCCACCAAATTGATGACGCGCCATTTGGAGAACATCGCCCAACGCGCACAGATCAAGCCCTCCTCTTCTCCTAAGGCCCTGGCGGAAGCCATCGCCCATTATCGTGACACGCTGGCCCACTAG
- a CDS encoding OmpA family protein — MAVGLVGTAQAGVLLARNSEKVGEKPSTVVEYQLPQSHLDTIAPSGGLSATGGSPAFALSNISSELREETAGLLTELNAKQQGDGSILVALPGDVLFDFDKFDIRADARPVLDQLVRVLINYASPKVEISGHTDSKGSDEYNQVLSEKRAVSVSAYLSDHGVDEDNLTTSGKGESEPVAPNEKPDGQDDPDGRQANRRVEFVITPPGE, encoded by the coding sequence ATGGCCGTTGGGCTTGTCGGCACGGCGCAAGCTGGCGTGCTTCTGGCACGCAACTCGGAAAAGGTTGGCGAAAAGCCCAGCACTGTCGTCGAATACCAGCTGCCGCAAAGTCACCTAGACACAATTGCTCCCAGCGGTGGCCTCAGCGCCACAGGCGGCTCGCCGGCCTTCGCGCTGTCGAACATAAGTTCCGAGCTGCGCGAGGAAACGGCGGGGCTCCTGACCGAGCTCAATGCCAAGCAGCAAGGCGATGGCTCGATCCTCGTCGCGTTGCCTGGCGACGTGCTGTTCGATTTCGACAAATTCGACATCCGCGCCGATGCTCGGCCCGTGCTGGACCAACTGGTCAGGGTGCTGATCAACTACGCGTCGCCCAAGGTCGAGATTTCCGGCCACACCGATTCCAAGGGAAGCGACGAGTACAATCAGGTCCTATCGGAGAAACGAGCCGTGTCGGTCAGCGCCTACCTTTCCGACCATGGCGTCGACGAGGACAATCTGACCACCAGCGGCAAAGGCGAAAGCGAACCGGTGGCACCCAATGAAAAGCCCGACGGCCAGGATGATCCGGATGGCCGCCAGGCTAATCGGCGAGTGGAATTCGTGATCACCCCGCCGGGGGAGTGA
- a CDS encoding alkylphosphonate utilization protein, with product MTSENEDYIYDEATGEWRPASEIAEKAAAQTEVRDASGNLLADGDSVVLIKDLKVKGAGQTLKQGTVIRSIRLTDNPEEIDCRHDAIKGLVLRTEFVRKR from the coding sequence ATGACCAGCGAAAATGAAGACTACATCTACGATGAAGCAACCGGCGAATGGCGGCCGGCATCCGAGATTGCCGAGAAAGCCGCTGCACAGACAGAAGTGCGCGATGCGTCAGGGAACCTGCTCGCCGACGGCGACTCGGTAGTACTGATCAAGGACCTCAAGGTGAAGGGCGCCGGCCAAACGCTCAAGCAAGGCACCGTTATCCGTTCGATCCGCCTGACCGACAATCCGGAAGAGATCGACTGCCGTCATGACGCCATAAAAGGTCTTGTTCTGCGCACCGAATTCGTTCGGAAGCGGTGA